The sequence below is a genomic window from Oreochromis aureus strain Israel breed Guangdong linkage group 12, ZZ_aureus, whole genome shotgun sequence.
CCAGTGTGTGtataacaaagaaagaaaaaaacagcccaCATCTGATGTAACGTGCTGCCGTGATGCAAACCAGAATGCAGTATCGGGCTTCTCTGCAACTCCTACTGACCTTGCAGCGGCTGTCCCTTACCCCTACACCAGCCTGGGGGTGTAAAAAAGAGCTTTTGTACACTATGCTGATCCACCTGTCTCCATGCTGTCAGACTGAGAAAAAGAAGAGCTGTCAGATACAGGGCTAGCCACTGCAAGCACCTAGCGAGCATAGTACTCCTCAGACATCTCAACCATGCTTATTGAGTGGCTCCTCAGTGCCTTTGCTACGTAGCAGGGCTTCAAAAATTACTGTCAAAACCCAGAATCATATTTAAAGGATGGATTTTCAGTCTAAACTATAGATGTGTTACATAATAAATATTGGGGCAGTGGGACTTCTGCTTCATATTTAAAGAGttaatttaaccctttaaagccaagAAACGCAAGTTTCAAATAGGAAACTTGCGTAACACAAGTTTTTGTGACCTTATGAGACTTCTACATTATAAGTGTATCAGATTAAAAGTTCCAGAGATGGTGGATCAATGCTTGTAAGCGCGGGAACAGGAAGAAAAACCTCTATTTACTGGCCATGATCTCCAGACATGAATATGGACACAGTTCTATAATAGAAAATTACTACAAGGACAAAGAGCAATTCCAAAAACCATCACCAATGAGCACAATTGTGGCTTCATCCAGAAATGCGAGTTTAAACTCTTCCATGGTGCCAGCCAGTCAACATCTGTGAGACAGCGCTAAACCTTTCTGCATGTATTACAACAGCATGGCTCCATAGTAAAAGAATACAGGGGCTAAATTAGCCTGTCTACAAACCAGACAGTCAGACACTaaaaacatttggtgcattatGGAATAAAAGCCAATAAACCAGGCTCCCAAACTGTTGAGCAAGGAAATTCATTGATCTAAAGCCTAAATGGAAAAACTCTGTGCTTTCAACACTACATCAGTTTGCCTCCTCAGTTTTCAAATAGAAACAGCTTAGACAAAAGCACTAGAGTGCTGAACTTTTCTAGACATTACACAGCAAAAAAAGCACGAGAGAACGCAGTCAGACTGAAGATTAAACAGTCTTTTACCAGGTCCTAATGCTTCTACGTGAGAATCAGGCAGGTAGTATATGTCTGTTAAAGTCAAAGGAAGTACGCTTTTTCTCGTGAATGCTCTATCCAGCTGTCACCCTTGCCTAAACCAAGCGCGTCTTCATGTCTGCTAGATTTGAAAAAGGCCAACTCAGAACAATGATCAGACCTGATTCTCCCAACATTTTAGTTTAATTCAGTTGAAAATAtttcctttctgtttttatttcaatttcacagcattggaaacactgaaatatcTTTGTAGAAGCAAAAGTTACTTTTGAATAATCTTGATTTCAGGCAACCATTTGCAACGTGTTTGATTTGCTTTGCTAATCAGCTATGTTCATACTTACCCAGGATGAGTTAGCAAAGATTTTTGTCCAAGATATGCAAGGTGCTCTGtggctgatttatttatttttgaaaatgggGTTTCGAGCACCTTCGTAAAACCATTATCATAGCTGCAATGTCCACCATCCTTTTGTTACTTTCCTTGTTTCACCAGTTTCTGTGCCAAGGCTTAGAGTAAGGCATTTTGTATTGAGTGCCTACTAGTTACAGCCCCCCAGCTTAGATTCCACTTAGTCTGTCTGTCTCCAAATCTTTCCTGGCCTGCAGGTAGAATCATATATTCTGCCTCACTGTCTGTCTATGTTAGTGTTGAGCTTGGTGGAGTAGTTAAACTTTTGCTTCACAAACTACTTTGCCCTTGTGGGAAGTGGAATAGCTCCAGAATATTAGAGCCAAATGGCTGGGACTGTAGCTAGGAAGGATTGTTTGCCTCCAGTGGGAGCATCGCCAGCTTACTCTTTCGCAAAGTTAGATGAACGGTTTAGATAGACATTACTGGAAAATCAcccttttttaaacttctaaaatatttgcttttattgtaGACTATCCAGCTCCCTTCAATCTGTCTCCTCGCAGAGCACAAAGTAGATGCCAACATTTACACTTGGTGTCTGTTAGAGGTCTATATTGTACTTCATTAAGTTCTGGTTACTTTTTGTGTGGCTTCCCATTTTAATTGGAAAAATATGGGTGGGGGGTGGGCTGAGATGCCACTGGAGATCATCCATTGGACCTTTAAGGTGTAGTAATTTGCCGTGCATGTGATTGCCACATTTGAGGTAATGTTGTAGGTCTCTTACTTGTTTCCTAACTATGTGTCTGACTCCCAAGGCCTAACAAAAAGCAGCTTTTAACTAAAGGAGCAGAAGCACTCATCACTGCTTCCTTTGGCCCACAAAAATACCCTCAGCAAATGAGAAGACCAGATAAGCAgctgctgaaaataatgaagaacagacacacatacacagtccTTCTTTTATCAGAGAGATGCACAGTGAACATTTTTAATCCCTGCTTGTGTTTGTAGAATTGGCTGTAGTAAACAAATTTgaacaattacatttaaaaatatatatgtgttcAGTGGACTGATGTATACATGATAACAGGACTCGATGTGACTTCTTTTCAGCAAAGTTTATCAATGTAAATTTGCTAATCGTGCAAGTGAACTTTAAAGAACTAGATGTATTAATGCCACTGTTGTCTGTTTGCATATAGACCTCTCATTATACTGCAGAAGACTGACAATACATGGCAGCTTAACATGACTTCATTATGTATTTTGTGGATTTCTTTTGTTACACCGGTGTCTCTAGAAAATAGCCACCATTTATAATTGTGtatagtttttgaaatgacTAATAAAAAATGCTTAACTACATTTCATGCTCAATCCCATTATGAATACAAAATGTGGGAGCGTACAGTGAGATGGATAAATTAAGCAAATTAAAACGAAGAAGCCCAGACTCACAGTAGATGATATATCTTTGTCATTTGGTCATGCTGGGAGAGACAGATGTTAAGCAGCTACCATGCTTATTGTGTATTGCCATCAGACGTTAATCATGAAGGAAATAAGTCAGCTGAACATTAAGTGATCCTgttagacagaaaaacaaacaaccccccccgaatattaaataatttagtatttacttttaaacaaGTGATAACACTGTCATCACCAGCTATTCCGTCAAATAACTCTTTAAACACACTAATTAGCAGTGAATGAACTCCAGTTGGGACGTTGCCTGAGACACAGGGACAGATAATTATCTACGGCTGAaaaaagcagtcagttttcaAATCTCTGTGGCAATAACATCGTCATAAGTTTGTAACCCTGAGCTGTAGGCGATATCCATGCTTAGCTCTGTCCGGCTCTCCAGTTCTGCTGTCAGCTCCTTCAGGATCCTTTCCAGGTCATGGTTCTTCCTGTGCATCTGCAGGTAGTTGATCTGGAGCTGTTTCTGATACCTTATAACTCTGTCTTTCTCCTTGTTCCACGTCTGCCTCTCCTGTTCAAAGCTGCTGGCTAGCCTCTTTTGAGCATTCTTCTCCTCCCGTAGCTGCTGCTTAAGTCTGTCCACCTCTCTTTGGAGGGATCCTGTGGAGGTGTGCCCATTGTTCTCCCCCTCTCGCCCCTGGTCTGTGGATTCTGAACCTTGGCTTTCCGAGGTCTGAGACGGGGAATGGGTTCTGACTTGCAAACTGTGCTGCAGCCTTTGCTCTTTGGCAGTGACCAGATCCTGTTTCATTCCTTGAATGTCTTTCTCCAGTTTGCCCACTTTCTCCCTCAGAAGATCTGCCTCGTTCTTTTTGCGCTGGAGTTCATTTTGGCACACCTGAATTAAAAACGGAAAATGGTCAGAACCTAGGTAGCAATTAAGAAGACTGTTGTGAGCAATGTAACAGGCTCTAATTATGCAAAGTGCCAAATAAGCTCACTTTTTAGGATTGTAATGTGTGCTAAAACATGGAAATTGAAAACACTTTACTCAAAAGGCTGCAGTCAAATATAGCACATGATTGCAGGGATCCTTCCAAACTATTGTCATATGAGCATTGTGTGAGCATTTTATGTACATGTCCTTGTCTCATCTCTGCAGTGGCGTAAACTGCAATCAGCAGACTAACCTCAATCTCTATGGTGCGGGAGTGAAGACTGTCCTCGtggtttttgttctgtttctccAGAATCCCCATTTTTGCCGTTTTTTCCTTCAGCAATGCCCTGAGGCCAACTATCTCATTCAGCTTGTGGCTGACATCCGCTTGGCACTCTCTTAGCTGCTGCTTCAACAGTGAGATCTCTCCTGTCTTTTGGCACACCTACATTCAGACAAAGACGATTATGAAGATGAAACTGTGAATTATCGTCTGTAAAGTAGGCAGTTAAGGGAAACGTAAACAACTGCTTAGCCTCATACTGTTTTAATATTGAATTGCCCCTTAATGTGTCATTTTGTGGGTGTATTTGTCTCAAGATAGCATATACCCACAGTATTATGGATTCAACTGTAAATTTTGTTTTACAATTAGTCttataaaaatctgtaaaattAACACAGAAGCAGCgaaaaaacaatacatttctCTGCCAGGAATGATCGTACACATGGAAAGCAACACTTTCACGTACCAAAGATTAACTGTAAAATAGATAGTTAATAAAATTCTGCACTCCTTGtagctatttttttctttaccctAAATTGTTAAAGGCTTGTGTTCAAGAGCTGTTTTCTCTAAGCTTAGTTTATCAGAGCAGATTCTTGCTGCTGATAAATGTTAGTGAGGGTCTGGCGAGACTAAATCAGATCAGTGCAGCAACCAAACAATGAGGTGAAAGGTGCTGAAAAGCTTCTTGGAGTTGGAGTTGAAGGGAGCTCCAGAGTTGGTGATAGTTCCCTTGGCAGCCTCTTTGATTGTTAATCATATATAGAAAATCAATCAGCATTTCTCCCAAATTCTTAGGAGTTAAGTTTGCAGCTACTCACAATATAACCGTATCAATATGCACTACACTGAATGCAGTGCAAATggctttcagttcaattcaagtCAATTCTTTCTTATAAGTGAtaatgaaaaagcaaaaaaaaaacatagaagATATTCAAATGTTTTCTCTGGTGATGGAAGGATAGCTGGTATCCCACTTCAGCTCTATATTGTATTACATTGTTCTTCAAACTACAAGCTTTCATGTCTAACTTACAGTATATCACATATATAACCCATGACTTACCTCCCACTGAGTTTCCTCGAGGGTCGGAGCTAGCTGTGTGCTCTCTGCCTCATAAGCCTTTAGTCTGAGCTCAATAAGCTCCTTCTCCCGAGTTAGCTTCGAGAAGTCTTCCTGAAGCCTTTCCTTCTCTGCCTGCACGagaatttatttttcctttcaatTATTCAAGTGGTCAAGTGTTACATGAAATATGGTTGGTAGGATAAAGATGACCCAGAAATATGTGGTTTTAAATAAAGGCAGACGAGGTCTGACCTGGAGCTGGCTGACTTGCAGCTGGAGTgcttgctgtgtttttgcagcCATTTGGGACGCTTGGCGTAGCTTTGTGGAGCATCGCTGCTTCAGCCCTTCCATCTCTTCAGCACAGTACCTTTGTCTTTCCTCAAACAGCTGGCAGGTGTCTGTTTCCTTCTCCTCAAAACTCACCTGTTGCAAAGTGAAAGAGGCCTAATTACTAAGGAGTCTTCATATTCATTGTGATTAAgagcacatgctgtttttttttttaaattaacctcTACTTTTTGTTCACGTGACAGTTCTGTACCTGCAGCTCCTGTAGTTCACTTTCTCTCTCCAGCAGCTTTTGTTCCAAGCGTTCAATCAGTGACTCATCTGTAGTTATGGGAGACCGAATCCCACCTGCAGTTTCAGAGAGAGCGCTCGGCTCATCTGCAGAGAGTGGGGAGCCGGCGTCCTCATTAGCCTTAGATACCAACCCACTGCTGTTTAAATCAGCACCGTAACTACAGTCAAGGTTAGCGCTATTCCCGTTGACCCATGGAGGGAAATTGGGTTGTACTCCCTTGCTGAGGCTATTTGCAGGAGCGGAGCTGCCATCGCTGTGACTGACAGGGCCTGTGGAAGCACTTAGGCTTCCGCTGGTGCTGTGGGTGGGAAGGCTAGACATGGAGTTACGTCCAGAGTCGGACAGAGTGCCTGAGGGGAAAAGAGATGACATCGGGTAcgtttgtttaatttttcattcaacccaagcaaaatgtattttaaagcaTCAATCCATGCGTGAAATATAGACGAACACCTGAAGTGTCCCGCTTGTCTCTAATATTTGGACTGCTTGCTTTCTTCAGAGGACAAAGGATGTGATCCAGGCTGTTGTGGCCTGTCTCTGTGGATGAAGTCCTTGTGGGATTTACGCACTTGAAGGCAGTGGAACGGACCGATGACTTCTCAGCAGAAGTCTAGAAGAGTGAAATGGCACACAGTCAGGGCTCTTCTTCCCTACTTTTGTATTTATATTCACTGGGCTCCTCTTAGTTAACATCACAGCCAAAAGCAAGTCCTTTTTCACAGGAGTATAAAGGGCTGAGGATGAGTCACATTCTTAAACTTAAAAATCATAATGACTGGCTTTACATAGATAAATATTGTCACATGCTGGAAGTCCGTACAAATGAAAGGgatagatttttttgtgtgtgtcttttcatATTAGAAATAGAACCACTGAAGCGTGCAGAATTGCTTCTCTACAAGCTGCCGGTATTAAAAGCCACACAGCAGTAGTTGCAAGTAAAATTCACCAGACTGTCAAAAGAGGGAAAACTCATTTCAAAGATGAACTTATACTCCACATGCCCCATCTGGGCTGTCCAAGAATGTCACAAGCAGTGCCATACCTTCGCTTCTTTCTGTCCTCTTTTCCTTCCCTCTGCATCCCATATCTCTCCTCCATGTGCTGTCTGAGGGAAGATGAATAGCCCTTTTCAGTGATATTAATAATATGAGCTATTGCTGAAGTGTAAGAGGTAAAGCTTGTGAACTCAGCATTCTTTCACACTGACTTCATGGCTGGGATGCCTTTccttatgtttttttctttctatctctCAAATTCTCTTTGGCCCTTGATCCctcactttctttttatttctccttAGTCTGTGCTGTCTACTTAAATCCcgcccttcctcctcctcaagGTAGCCAAGCCCCGTCCATGAGGCCTAAAAACCTATAGAAGACGATGCAGTTTGCTTAGGTATTCTTGGCACAGAGAAGACTTTTCTGAAAAGATCAAGGCACCCTTAGGTCATTAATCTGGGAGGGGGTGATTAATAAGCTGGGAAGGTCCTACACAGGTTATGAGGAATAGCTGCTACTTATTAAACTACCTGCTGTGCATGTTTTATCCTCCACTTCGCTGTGAGGTTGTTAAAGTCTATTTCAGCTACTCAGCGTGACTTCTTAATGGTTGTCAGGATAACCATAGCAACTGTTCCAGTTAAGAAATGCACAGTGAAGCTACATTTTTTATAAGGGCATGAAAATACAGTACATCATGATCTCAATTAATATCGAAATGTATTACTTTAAACTTATTTGCTTGATGTTTTGGGAATAATCGTGTTCACTTTCAAGTAGTTCTTGCAAAAATTGTTGCCACTGTTTGTCTGTAGGTGGGTTGTCAAAGATGAGTGCAGCAGCATCTGGGATTGGAAACTAAAGCCATATGAAACTGTGTTAGAGTTTAATTCTTTTTTATGATGGCCAACAGCAAGTGTGTCTCTTTTCGTGAAACAAAAGCAGACTGGGCAAAAGTCAAATCCAGTCTTTGCTTGTGACTTTGCTTGCTTGGACTTGATAAACCATAGACTGACATCACagtggctccatccatcttccacACAGGCAGCCTATGACATATACAGTCATGTATAAAATTAAGTTTTTCACAGGAGTCTATGCAGTCTTTTAAAAACCTACGTAAACCCTTACTGCTTCTGTAGGAATTATGAGAGTAATTAGCAGTCAGGTGACGCTAATGAAATATACTCTATTAATTTACCATCAGCTCAAATGTGGgtacctctataaaagcagaatttttggtctaaatgctccagaccagcaagcATCAGCAATGATCTCAGTAAAACTATTTTTGTTGCCCATCTATATGGAAAGGGTTATAAGGCCACAATCTGAAGTCTGTCATTAtacagtgagaaagattatttACAAGTGCAAAACATTCAATACAACTGTTGGTTGTAACAGGAGAGGATCTTCCAGCAAATTCACCTCCAGGTCAAAATGTTTGGGCATAATGCACAGCATTATGTTTGTTGAAAACAGAACACAACATTTCAGCCCAAACACCTCATAAGATCTGTTAAACACAGTGGTGGAGGGCTCATTATTTGGGCTTCTTTGGTCGCCACAGACAGTGATTGAGGGCAAGCAACAGGAAAATGACCCCAAGCTTGGCAGCTACTTttcaacagaatggctgaaaaagaaaagaagtccagacctcaacctaaTTGAAATGCTGTAGGGGGACCTTGAGAGAACTGTGAATAAACGAATGATCTGAAGCAACGTTGAAAAGCAGAGTAGACCAGAAATCCTCCACAACAAGTGGAAAAGGATTACTTCAGGTTGTTGCTCTTAAAGGTGTtcctacaagctactgaatcgcAGTTTACCCAGTTTTTCTATGGACTGCATAGaatcctgtgaaaactttctttttcacctgATGTATCAGCTAGCAACCAGTTAGCGTCATGCTGGAGGGAGCTGCCAGCCTGACTGTGTCTGATGTataaactgtataaatgaatgAGATAGCCGCTGTAATTTCAATTAAGTGGATTGTGGGCAGTGGCTGTGAAGCCTGTGGGCACCATCGTCTTGGATATATTGATCACCTTGGATTAGAGGATGAAGCCGAAGAGGAAAGATGGTTAAATCTGACTGAAAATCAATTATTACAGTAGCCAAGCTCTGCTTTATTCTTTATAATAAACAATGCAATACCTATAACATGAAGCTAGTCAAGGAAACCATACATTTATTAGAAAAAGGTTAACAGAGGTAATAAATTAAGCTAAATTCTAGATCAGTTTCTTTTTGCCACCTGCTGGCCATATGAAGAATGCAAGTCCAAGGGGCATCTTTCCCTAAATTCGCCTCACCTTTCATAAACATGGACTATATCCGCTACTTTatatacagttttttttgtcatttttgtagCCTTGAGCACTAACTTCTAGGTGTCTGATTGCCTAGCAACAGCTCTAAAATGAGAAATAGCTGGAATAAATTGGTTGATTTTTTTGTACTTAACCTTTAAAATCTTGTCTTATATTCTAGGAATAGCATGATTATGgatggaagaagaaaaaaaacaacactagGCTCACCTTCTCAGTCACATTTCCAGACATGAGCAGCAGTTTTGGTTGCATCGGCCCATCAGATTTCCCATTTCTGTTTACCTGGCCCTCCGCTGATCTCTCTCTGTGGTGCGTTGACCTCGGTTTATTGCTTACCTTGTGTGAAACAGAATAAATCTGTTACCCCAAAGCACTGTTGCATGTTGTAATTTGTTCATTCTCACATGCCatcaaaaaacccccaaaacatgtCATCTCACCTTAATATAAAAAAAGTCTTCA
It includes:
- the lzts1 gene encoding leucine zipper putative tumor suppressor 1 isoform X2; the protein is MGSVSSVLNDNSLSSKHCKASQHRLKEETTSHRKSGGCNLDGLLKCGFTQGSSSSTHPSKGLSHSRSGRSEDFFYIKVSNKPRSTHHRERSAEGQVNRNGKSDGPMQPKLLLMSGNVTEKTSAEKSSVRSTAFKCVNPTRTSSTETGHNSLDHILCPLKKASSPNIRDKRDTSGTLSDSGRNSMSSLPTHSTSGSLSASTGPVSHSDGSSAPANSLSKGVQPNFPPWVNGNSANLDCSYGADLNSSGLVSKANEDAGSPLSADEPSALSETAGGIRSPITTDESLIERLEQKLLERESELQELQVSFEEKETDTCQLFEERQRYCAEEMEGLKQRCSTKLRQASQMAAKTQQALQLQVSQLQAEKERLQEDFSKLTREKELIELRLKAYEAESTQLAPTLEETQWEVCQKTGEISLLKQQLRECQADVSHKLNEIVGLRALLKEKTAKMGILEKQNKNHEDSLHSRTIEIEVCQNELQRKKNEADLLREKVGKLEKDIQGMKQDLVTAKEQRLQHSLQVRTHSPSQTSESQGSESTDQGREGENNGHTSTGSLQREVDRLKQQLREEKNAQKRLASSFEQERQTWNKEKDRVIRYQKQLQINYLQMHRKNHDLERILKELTAELESRTELSMDIAYSSGLQTYDDVIATEI
- the lzts1 gene encoding leucine zipper putative tumor suppressor 1 isoform X1 — protein: MGSVSSVLNDNSLSSKHCKASQHRLKEETTSHRKSGGCNLDGLLKCGFTQGSSSSTHPSKGLSHSRSGRSEDFFYIKVSNKPRSTHHRERSAEGQVNRNGKSDGPMQPKLLLMSGNVTEKTAHGGEIWDAEGRKRGQKEAKTSAEKSSVRSTAFKCVNPTRTSSTETGHNSLDHILCPLKKASSPNIRDKRDTSGTLSDSGRNSMSSLPTHSTSGSLSASTGPVSHSDGSSAPANSLSKGVQPNFPPWVNGNSANLDCSYGADLNSSGLVSKANEDAGSPLSADEPSALSETAGGIRSPITTDESLIERLEQKLLERESELQELQVSFEEKETDTCQLFEERQRYCAEEMEGLKQRCSTKLRQASQMAAKTQQALQLQVSQLQAEKERLQEDFSKLTREKELIELRLKAYEAESTQLAPTLEETQWEVCQKTGEISLLKQQLRECQADVSHKLNEIVGLRALLKEKTAKMGILEKQNKNHEDSLHSRTIEIEVCQNELQRKKNEADLLREKVGKLEKDIQGMKQDLVTAKEQRLQHSLQVRTHSPSQTSESQGSESTDQGREGENNGHTSTGSLQREVDRLKQQLREEKNAQKRLASSFEQERQTWNKEKDRVIRYQKQLQINYLQMHRKNHDLERILKELTAELESRTELSMDIAYSSGLQTYDDVIATEI